A stretch of Motacilla alba alba isolate MOTALB_02 chromosome 18, Motacilla_alba_V1.0_pri, whole genome shotgun sequence DNA encodes these proteins:
- the KCNJ16 gene encoding inward rectifier potassium channel 16 yields MRKMNDQSGCYRPVNIQGNKVSYRGTCRDSPEKEVKRLQKRFLHKDGSCNVYFKHIFGEWESYVVDIFTTLVDIKWRHMFVIFSLSYVLSWLFFGLVFWLIAVQHGDLFSDEEVTPCVANVHSFTGAFLFSLETQTTIGYGYRCVTEECSLAILMVILQSVLSCIIDTFIIGAALAKMATARKRAQTIRFSYYAVVGLRDDKFCLMWRIGDFRPNHMVEGSVRAQLLRYKEDKEGRMTMEYRDLKLLNDQIILVTPVTVVHEIDSDSPLYGLDRKALAKDNFEILVTFVYTGDSTGTSHQSRSSYVPREILWGHRFNDVLHVKKKYYKVDCLQFEETTEVYAPHCSAMQLEQKEQEWNRAEKTREKQAEKSALEIKYNQKSLNAVALVTSCEDPEEPVTTSSQPPGEASYRKAAVTLSRLSIESQI; encoded by the exons ATGAGGAAGATGAATGACCAAAGTGGCTGCTACAGGCCCGTAAATATCCAGGGAAACAAGGTCAGTTACCGCGGCACCTGTCGGGACAGCCCGGAAAAGGAGGTGAAAAGGCTGCAGAAGAGATTTCTGCACAAGGATGGCAGCTGCAACGTCTACTTCAAGCACATCTTCGGGGAGTGGGAGAGCTACGTGGTGGACATTTTCACCACGCTGGTGGACATCAAGTGGCGCCACATGTTTGTGATTTTCTCCCTGTCCTACGTGCTCTCGTGGCTGTTCTTCGGCCTGGTGTTCTGGCTGATTGCCGTCCAGCACGGGGACCTGTTCAGCGACGAGGAGGTCACCCCCTGTGTGGCCAACGTGCACAGCTTCACGGGAgccttcctcttctccctggaGACCCAGACCACCATCGG GTACGGGTACCGCTGCGTGACCGAGGAGTGCTCGCTCGCCATCCTCATGGTGATCCTGCAGTCGGTGCTGAGCTGCATCATCGACACCTTCATCATCGGGGCGGCCTTGGCCAAGATGGCCACGGCCCGCAAGAGGGCCCAGACCATCCGTTTCAGCTACTACGCCGTGGTTGGGCTGAGAGACGACAAATTCTGCCTGATGTGGCGCATCGGGGACTTCCGGCCCAACCACATGGTGGAGGGCTCGGTGCGCGCGCAGCTGCTGCGCTACAAGGAGGACAAGGAGGGGAGGATGACCATGGAGTACCGCGACCTGAAGCTGCTCAACGATCAGATCATCCTGGTCACACCAGTCACTGTCGTCCACGAGATCGACAGCGACAGCCCCTTGTACGGCCTGGACCGCAAAGCTCTGGCCAAGGACAACTTTGAGATCCTGGTGACGTTTGTCTACACGGGTGACTCCACGGGGACCTCCCACCAGTCGCGCAGCTCCTACGTCCCCAGAGAGATCCTGTGGGGCCACAGGTTCAACGATGTGCTGCACGTCAAGAAGAAGTACTACAAGGTGGACTGCCTGCAGTTTGAGGAGACCACGGAGGTGTACGCCCCTCACTGCAGCGCcatgcagctggagcagaaggagcaggagtggAACCGCGCCGAGAAGACGCGGGAGAAACAAGCGGAGAAGTCAGCCCTGGAAATCAAGTACAACCAAAAGTCCCTCAATGCTGTTGCCCTTGTCACCAGTTGTGAGGACCCTGAAGAGCCGGTGACAACTTCCAGCCAGCCTCCTGGAGAGGCTTCCTacaggaaagcagctgtgacCTTGAGCAGGCTCTCCATAGAGTCCCAAATCTGA